The sequence cagataaaaagagagagaaaataaaatcactttaaaagttACAATGCAGTGCTGATATTAAGGCAGTTGTTGTTTCTCAGACATggaggatgtgcagatgttgaagaaaacgtccgcTGACACTGACTTGTTTGCACAAAGATCAGTTTTTTTAGAAAGAAGACCAGCGGAGCATTCTCAGCCGATGGGAATAACTCAGCTTGAATCACAGAGACAGCTCACTTTTATAGGTTTAGTCTCATCAGTAACAGGTCCTCACTTCCTCCACATTAGGACAACATTCCAACATGTCCAGGAACAAGGATCTCTTCCATCTAAACACAAACAGTCCAGGACTAGCAGAAACCACTCCTCAACTATTATTTAAACAACATTTCAGCCATAGATGGGTTCTGGAACACGTCCTGAGAACCTGAACTGCAATCGGCAGCATACAAATGAAACTGAACACATATCTGTGGTCGGACACTACACAGTCATTAGTCAAAGGCAACACTAAATAATTAACTCTTTAATCTTGGTTTATTAGAGCTGAGCGTTTCAGCAGACCTGCAGTTTTCTGGAAGTTTGTTCCAGATGTGGAGCATAGAAACTGAAAGCTGCTTCTCCATTTTTGGTTCCgactcattttattttttcgtAGAAGAGAAACAAGGGAAAGTTAGTGTTACATAAGGATGAAAATGGATTTTAGTGTGCCTCTCACTTTAAATGAACTATTCCATGTCGATATTTAAAGTTGCTGTTTGTGCTGTAATATTCTGCTGTCAGTCTAATGAAACCATCAGAGGAAGGGCAGGTCTGACTCATGAAATCAACAACTAAACCTTAAATGGACACATCTTCCATCTtcacactgcaaacacaaactcacCTGCTCTACTTGAGTTTATTTGAAACTTTTAGTTTTGTGTAGAATCATAATGTTTGATGCAAATTGGTCTGACTGGTATTTACTGCCAGTTTAAGACATAAGAGGtttcattgtcattttacaACTGTTGGCAGCCATGACAGCAAAATTACAGAAGGACTCAAATctaaaaagaaatctaaaatacaataagtaggtctataaataaatttagaaagcaaagaaacacGGTATTGCATAGTCCTCCACAGCGTAGCCTAGTATGTGTAGCATTGCATGGTATTATACAGAATAGAATTACACTGAAGTATTTCTGTATTGTGCCATAACTAAACTTATATTCACACTTAAATACTTGAGTCCATACAAACCTGCATCACTTGAAATAGAACATCATAAAAGTTGCAGTTTTATGTCAAGACGACaaaatatttgtgtgtttagcAGAACACTGCAGATCACAACTTAATTTTAGATAAAGTGAACACAAATGATTAATTGCACTGAGTAAGAAACTCACATAGAaacagtgcatttttaaaaagaactaTTGAAAgaagtgcagtgaatgtgttgAACTTGACAAATTTGGTTCATTATTATTAAATCTTAATTCAATAAATGCCTCAAAAGTTTTGCAAAATAATTGTTATGCTTTAAAAGGCAGAGATGTGATTTCACacagaaaatgcagttaaatgaGTTTGACTAAACAGATCAAGAGATGAAATGCACTGAGAGCTGCACGATTAATCGATTTGAGAAActaaaaaaagtcttaaatccTCTGATTTCAGCTGCATACATGTgagtattttctgatttctttcctcttctatgacagcaaactgaatgtctttggtttgtggtcatttgaggACATTATCTTggactttgaaaaatgttgtttgccatttttctcttttttctgacattttatagatgaagcaactaatcgattaattgagaaaataatcgaTGAGTGAATTGAAAGTTAAAAtagtcattagttgcagcctaAGTGGCTTACTAATACTACCTTCAGTGGACAATTCCCTGGGATAACACCTGTCATAAATTGTTCAGAGTTTCTCTGAAATCAGCAGTTTGCTTTAGAATTCATGAATAAAAGCTATGACAGATCGATCTTCCAAAATAAAGGCTCaccttataaaaaaaaaatataaatgctaAAGACAGTATTTGCAAACTTATATTCCCCAAATCTACACATTTCAATCAAAATCAACCATTTGAGTGGCAGGTTGCTAAAACCACAGACTTGATTGTGAAGCTGAAcgtcttttatgtttttaattctcATTTCAGGAGCTGGCAGCGGAATGTAAGAAAGCAGGCTACACTGGGGTTTTGGTGCCAATCAAGTGTGATTTAACCAAAGAGGACGACATCCTGGCCATGTTTGCAaccatcaaacagcagcacaaaggcGTAGATGTTTTAATCAACAATGCTGGATTGGCTCATCCTGACCCGCTGCTGAGCGGCAAAACCAGCGGCTGGAGGAACATGCTGGATGTAAGAACTCAGTTTCATTACCGAGACATTTGAACAAGAGTTAATGCTATTAATGTTATGAAACCTGTGCCTTTCTCTACTTTCCTTCTGCTCGGCGTCTTCCAGGTGAACGTTCTGGCCTTGTCCATCTGTGCACGTGAAGCGTATCAGTCGATGAAGGAAAGAAACGTTGATGACGGCCACATCATCAACCTGAACaggtgcagttttatttactgatGATCTTTTCTGTTGAGTCAGCAAATCATCACCATTCAAAGTgtgaggattattttcatgaccGGTTAACTGTCTGATCAGATTTGTGCAAATATAGTCAAACTAAACTTCCCCTATGCCCTTTTGTTTGCAGTTCCGTCTTCATATTTGTCACCGGTCGGACTTTTGTCCTCATTGGCAGCTTTGTGGTTCCGTGACAGTTCCTTTTTTGAACTGCTGGACTTCCTGTCTGCTGTTCTCACACAAACCTCTCAGGTTGTTGTTGTGAACTGGCAGTCACTTGTTcaacctgctgctctgcacaACTTAACTCTGGCATGTCAGACCAAACAAAAGCCGTGTCGGCTCCACCAGAGGCAGCCAAAAGGAATCCAGCCCAGGATAGCATTGCAAAACACTCAACACCTGCAGGGAGTTGTCAACTCGAGTACCGTTATCTCCACTTTATCTGCTAATGTTTGTTCTGCTCCATATAAGTCTTATTTCCACCGTCCATCGGACCGGAGTAGATCATATGTGGAAACAGACACAAGTAGAAAAGGACTACCAAATACAGCATCAAAACAGTAGTGGAGACTGAGCTGAAAAAATCGAGTGCACATAAATTAGGTaaataacatgaataaaatacttgatttttaaaaattatagcGGTGTTGACTTTGTTAACTTTAACAGTTagaaagtgctttacaataaaataaatgtctaaTTACTAAAATACTCAAAACCAATTAAAAAAAGATCCTAAGCATGCCGTATAGCAAGATAAAATAGTTaaatcaagttttatttttttgttttataaagcATGTTGAAGATAACAGCTACTGCACCAATGTGCTCCCCTAGCAAAAAGGACCGGAATGCAGCTAGTGTAAATATCATCCatggtgtgatttttttttttttttttaccttttgctTTTTGCTTATATTGTCAATCTGAGTCAGGAGTTAATCTgcagatgacttttttttaaagtaattgaTCTgagaagtgaaaaatgtccatcacagTATCCTCTGTCTTGTCCTCAAATTGCTTGCATCAGCCAACCAGCATTAGTTGAATTCAGTTCAGTGACTAATTGTTACAACTTGAGACCAAACACAGTAAACGTGACTTTAAAGTAGCAGCAGAATTCATCATTAGGGATTTTTTAGGTCTATGCCCTGAGATTACTTCAGTACATGCTGGTAAATTCTGACCTGGTAAATCTTCTGTTACAGCGTGGCAGGACACGTGGTACATCCTATTTCTGGTGCACATTTCTACGCTGGCACCAAGCATACAGTGACCGCCCTGACCGAGGGCCTGAGGCAGGAGCTGCATGAAGCCAAGAGCCACATCCGAGCCACCGTAAGGCTTCACTGCTGTCTGCATTTGAAATATAGTTGATACTCATTCATCCTGCTTTCTGATCCTAAGATCTCCCACAATCCATCTCCAGCTCCACAATTAACACCAATATTAAAGCTGAAGTTTACTTTCCCTGCAGAGTATTTCTCCTGGTTTCGTGGAGACTGAATTTGCTGACCGATACTTACAAGACAAAAACCTAGCCCAACAGATGCTCTCTCAACAAAAGGTAAAAACAGTGTTCCTATGTTAGTTAAAAGTCCCGTTGATATAATtaaaagaatttaaaagaaaactaattAAGCACTTTTCACTTCTCTGACAGAATCTGACTGCAGGGGACATTGCAGAAACTGTTGTGTACGTCCTTGGTGCTCCTCCACATGTGCAGGTGTGGtttttaataactttttttaattttcctgatgCCGACTTCTGTCCTTTTACTGTTAAAATATCAGCAGTTTTCTCACAATCtgatagcttttttttttcagatcgGAGAACTCCTGATCCGTCCTGTGGAGCAGCAGATGTAATGATGCCCTGTGTGGCAGCCAACACACACTCCACCTGATTTCTTCACTacagtcacaaaacaaatgGTTTTCCACTCAAGCATACAATAAAACATCGTCTGATTTAACATGAAACTTGCCGCCTTTTTGTTACACGGAAGAGAATCTGATTCGTAGCTGAATGCCACGTCAGTAACTTGGACAGCCGGGTAGTTAATGGATCCTTTGTAGGAAGTTACTTTGGTACAGCAGCTACAATCACTGAACATTACACTATTTAAACAGactgacatgcacacacacacgcacacacacacacacacacacacacacacacacacacacacacacacacacacacacacacacacacacgcacacacacacacacacacacacaaaaacatgcccGATATATAGAAATAAGTGTTGCTGTCCCACATATGATTGTTACACATTCAAATCAATGAATACTAACTTAGAATACTGCATATATCATGTATAAATATTATggtaatgtaaaaattaaagctgaaaaagcACACGTACATGTGTAATACAGAGAGTTAAACATCTTGCTCACTTGCTAATTCATTCAATTATTCAATCAGTAATTGTGTAGCTACAAGAGCTTCAGTAAATGCATCGTTCCAGAATTAGAGGGTATTTTACATCCCATCCATccaatttcaaataatccatgtacaaaatcctaaaacatgcagttgttgcgtaaatttaagaaaataaaacgaGGGGAAAAGAAGGtttgaaaatagttttaaaaatacctAATaggtctggagttccccctaaaatgcagtttttctcttgtcccagccctctgatgaccaaattaaacctcaaataaaactgttaaaatgaaatttaaatctccttttttggtattattttttttcattgatgtctcttgtaattgtgggaacatttttttaatcagcataatattttaaatacttaTTATGTATGCAGCGtgtccaacaacaacaaccctgttagcagaaccttttcagctggtagaagaagaaaacagcgaatcacatgaaacgctggaattaacatccaACTGCGTCCTacagaatgggtagagcaaagctgtgtcctctcttctgtttttcatattttcatcccattgtcagcctcgattgaatgtctccctctggctcatattatcaggataaaattaattcttttttacctttttcttgactgttttccatcagtcagtttgtcctcttggtcagcagtagcagctagctaaatatctagcttctactgcagCATGGAtcagagtagggttagcaaacaacacagaaaacatgcaagAAAAATGCTGCCactgatgtggaagctgagccaatcatacctttgacagtttttaacttATTGTTGATAAATATGgaacagaaaatagtaaaaggtgcattttttaaaaatttgaagcccaaatgtcctccaattctggaatgacccaaacGTTCATGTCAAACATAACAGGGAAAGCTGTGTGATGTGTGAATATATGTGAGCGACACGACTGATCTGAGTGTTTCTGCTCGGTTGGAGGGCTCCCCGCTCACCAGATCTGAATCCTAACCTTTGGTCTGTGCTCGAATGAGACACTGGCAGCTGTCAGAAATATGTGATGAATTCTACCAACATGAAGCAGAATGCCACAGGACTCTTTCCATCTTCTCTACAACAGAAGCAGTTTCAGAGAAAAAGGAGGTCTGAGCCACTGTGGTGTTCCTAATATAGTGGCCACTGAGTACAAACGCTGTGCAGATAATGGTACTGTGATTTATAAACATGGAAATGGAGACGAATGCATGAACTCTACGGCTGTGGGTGATTTAAGTGTGAAATTGAACTGAACCTTTATTGGCCAAATATCCATAAACAAGGAACCTGAAGCTAGCGTCTCTCCTCACAACACAACAAGGAGGAagcacacatgaacacatgaaACGGAGACAACAAAGATGCATGAGACAAACACGACTATGAGCTATGCAGAAATAGATCAGATACTCTGAAGATGTAACTGCAGGTTAAACTGCTGCCGTAGATTTTATGCAGGTGTAAAGATGTAATTGTGCACCGAGAGCTggaataaatattaaatgtctGATCAAATAAGTTCCTTTGAGATGAGATAGAAGAAGTGTGTGTTCGTTGGTGTAGATTTCATGGGCGGTCC comes from Amphiprion ocellaris isolate individual 3 ecotype Okinawa chromosome 7, ASM2253959v1, whole genome shotgun sequence and encodes:
- the LOC111580065 gene encoding dehydrogenase/reductase SDR family member 11-like isoform X1, which codes for MDRWRGRVALVTGASVGIGAAVAKELVRCGMKVVGCARNVDKIQELAAECKKAGYTGVLVPIKCDLTKEDDILAMFATIKQQHKGVDVLINNAGLAHPDPLLSGKTSGWRNMLDVNVLALSICAREAYQSMKERNVDDGHIINLNSVAGHVVHPISGAHFYAGTKHTVTALTEGLRQELHEAKSHIRATSISPGFVETEFADRYLQDKNLAQQMLSQQKNLTAGDIAETVVYVLGAPPHVQIGELLIRPVEQQM
- the LOC111580065 gene encoding dehydrogenase/reductase SDR family member 11-like isoform X2 produces the protein MDRWRGRVALVTGASVGIGAAVAKELVRCGMKVVGCARNVDKIQELAAECKKAGYTGVLVPIKCDLTKEDDILAMFATIKQQHKGVDVLINNAGLAHPDPLLSGKTSGWRNMLDVNVLALSICAREAYQSMKERNVDDGHIINLNSVAGHVVHPISGAHFYAGTKHTVTALTEGLRQELHEAKSHIRATSISPGFVETEFADRYLQDKNLAQQMLSQQKNLTAGDIAETVVYVLGAPPHVQLFFFRSENS